Proteins encoded within one genomic window of Oryza glaberrima chromosome 12, OglaRS2, whole genome shotgun sequence:
- the LOC127757013 gene encoding heat shock protein 90-6, mitochondrial, which produces MLGASRRSVCTAAAAAAAGSRRRAAAGVASAVSGDSSVSSSSAPPRSVINGEPGVPQLQKRLLSVLAAPKLTGTDNAASLKLREGSLVGRRYESSAAAVDSSDTPPVEKHEYQAEVNRLMDLIVHSLYSNKEVFLRELVSNASDALDKLRYLSVTDPDLIKDGAGLDIRIQTDKENGIITITDTGIGMTRQELVDSLGTIASSGTAKFLKALKESQEAGVDSNLIGQFGVGFYSAFLVSDKVAVSTKSPKSDKQYVWEGEAESSSYTIREETDPEKLLPRGTRLTLYLKREDKGFAHPEKIQKLVKNYSQFVSFPIYTWQEKGYTKEVEVDEPVEAKEGDDETKTEVKKKTKTVVEKYWDWELTNETQPIWLRNPREVSTEEYNEFYKKTFNEYMDPLASSHFTTEGEVEFRSILYVPATKKEDITDRKTKNIRLYVKRVFISDDFDGELFPRYLSFVRGVVDSNDLPLNVSREILQESRIVRIMRKRLVRKAFDMILGISCSENRDDYERFWENYGKFLKLGCMEDKENHKRIAPLLRFFSSQSNEELISLDEYVENMKPEQKDIYYIAADSLSSAKHAPFLEKLNEKEYEVLFLVDPMDEVSVTNLNSYKDKRFVDISKEDLDLGDKNEEKEKEIKQEYSQTCDWIKKRLGEKVARVDISNRLSSSPCVLVAAKFGWSANMERLMRAQSMGDMSSLDFMRSRKVFEINPEHEIIKGLNAACRANPDDPEALKAVDILFETSMISSGFTPDNPAELSGKIYEMMSTAMASKWASHAQPAEMNLQRDSPVSSEPIEAEVIEPELVDDSQKK; this is translated from the exons ATGCTCGGGGCCTCGAGGCGTTCCGTctgcaccgccgcggcggcggcggcggccgggtcacgccgccgcgccgccgccggcgtcgcctccgccgTTTCCGGGGATTCCTCCGTCTCGTCTTCCTCGGCGCCCCCACGCTCG GTGATTAATGGGGAGCCTGGTGTCCCTCAGCTTCAGAAGAGGTTGCTCTCTGTGCTTGCTGCGCCCAAGCTTACCGGGACCGACAATGCTGCCTCCCTCAAGCTGAGGGAGGGTTCCCTTGTTGGCAGGCGATATGAATCGAGTGCTGCAGCAGTTGATTCTTCTGATACGCCACCTGTGGAGAAGCATGAGTACCAGGCAGAG GTCAATAGGCTCATGGACTTGATTGTTCACAGCTTGTATAGCAACAAGGAGGTGTTTCTTCGAGAGCTTGTCAG CAATGCAAGTGATGCACTTGATAAGTTGCGGTATCTTAGTGTCACTGATCCTGATCTTATAAAGGATGGTGCTGGTCTTGACATTCGCATCCAAACAGATAAGGAGAATGGAATAATAACAATCAC tgATACTGGGATTGGTATGACGAGGCAAGAACTTGTTGATTCTCTTGGAACTATAGCAAGCAGTGGAACTGCCAAATTCCTTAAGGCACTAAAG GAGAGCCAAGAGGCTGGTGTTGACAGCAACTTGATTGGTCAATTTGGTGTTGGATTCTATTCTGCGTTTCTTGTTTCTGATAAG GTTGCAGTGTCAACTAAGAGCCCAAAATCTGACAAGCAATATGTTTGGGAAGGCGAGGCAGAATCTAGTTCTTACACCATTAGAGAGGAGACAGACCCAGAGAAGCTCCTTCCTAGGGGAACTCGCCTTACTCTGTACCTTAAG CGTGAGGACAAGGGTTTCGCACACCCTGAGAAGATTCAGAAACTTGTGAAGAATTACTCACAGTTTGTTTCCTTCCCTATTTATACTTGGCAAGAGAAAGGTTACACAAAAGAG GTTGAGGTCGATGAACCTGTTGAAGCTAAAGAAGGCGACGATGAGACTAAAACAGAG GTtaagaaaaagacaaaaacagtTGTTGAGAAGTACTGGGATTGGGAGCTTACAAATGAAACACAACCTATATGG CTTCGGAACCCTAGAGAGGTATCAACTGAGGAGTACAATGAGTTTTACAAGAAGACATTCAATGAGTACATGGATCCCTTAGCATCCTCACACTTTACTACAGAG GGGGAAGTAGAATTCAGATCTATTCTCTATGTGCCTGCTACAAAGAAGGAGGATATAACTGATAGGAAGACCAAAAATATCAGGCTTTATGTTAAGCGTGTGTTTATATCAGACGACTTTGATGGGGAACTG TTCCCAAGATACCTGAGCTTTGTGAGGGGTGTTGTTGACTCAAATGACCTTCCATTAAATGTTTCTCGTGAGATCCTGCAAGAAAGCCGAATT GTGCGTATAATGAGAAAGAGGTTGGTGCGAAAGGCCTTTGATATGATACTTGGCATCTCTTGTAGCGAAAACAGAGAT GACTATGAAAGGTTCTGGGAAAACTACGGCAAGTTCTTAAAGCTGGGTTGCATGGAAGACAAGGAAAATCACAAGAGAATTGCTCCTTTGCTCCGATTCTTTTCTTCTCAAAGCAATGAAGAATTAATTAGCTTGGATGAATACGTGGAAAATATGAAACCTGAGCAAAAGGACATTTACTACATTGCTGCGGACAGTTTGAGTAGTGCAAAACATGCTCCTTTCCTGGAGAAGCTCAATGAAAAAGAGTACGAG GTTCTATTTTTAGTTGACCCAATGGATGAAGTGTCTGTCACAAATCTGAACTCGTACAAGGATAAGCGTTTCGTTGATATTAGCAAGGAAGACTTGGACTTAG GTGATAAGAATGAGGAAAAAGAGAAGGAGATCAAGCAGGAATACAGCCAAACATGTGACTGGATCAAGAAACGCTTGGGTGAAAAGGTTGCTCGAGTTGATATATCAAACCGTCTCAGCTCATCACCATGTGTTCTAGTTGCAGCTAAGTTTGGTTGGTCTGCGAACATGGAAAG GTTGATGAGAGCGCAATCTATGGGTGACATGTCATCTCTGGATTTCATGCGTTctaggaaagtttttgaaatcAACCCAGAGCATGAGATCATCAAGGGCTTGAAT GCTGCCTGCAGAGCCAACCCTGATGACCCAGAAGCTCTAAAGGCTGTAGATATCCTGTTTGAAACTTCTATGATCTCTAGTGGCTTTACA CCTGACAACCCTGCTGAGCTAAGTGGGAAGATATATGAGATGATGAGCACAGCTATGGCCAGCAAGTGGGCCTCGCACGCTCAACCCGCTGAGATGAACCTGCAGCGAGACTCACCTGTCAGCTCTGAGCCGATTGAAGCCGAGGTGATTGAGCCGGAGTTGGTGGACGATAGCCAGAAGAAATAA